One genomic segment of Cytophagales bacterium includes these proteins:
- a CDS encoding EamA family transporter — protein MPSWLILAILTAVFKSIMDIFSKFALRRTNEFVVGWAVFFFTTPFLIPIWIIIDIPPLGGSYWYALILSGTMNAIIMVIYMKALQSSDLSVTLPMLTFTPLFLLITSPLIVGEFPNRLGIVGIVLIVFGAYSLNINTLWNKSKKIRNPKSTAKTQRRKVFLEKSSFASLRLCGEIRNSKLTLSFLKNIRALWIPFRALFHEKGPRLMLLVAFLWSISSNLDKIGIQNSSPLFWAVSINLFIIIILTPVIIWRSKKEIARIFFGKWKMKDGKKEKTILSIFHQTSYIFCLLLGLGLFSALTFICHMTALSLTLVAYLVAIKRSSVILGVLGGYFIFKEKNISSRLVGAVIMVIGVFCIALS, from the coding sequence ATGCCCTCCTGGTTAATATTAGCAATACTTACAGCCGTCTTTAAATCCATAATGGATATATTCAGTAAGTTTGCTCTAAGGCGTACCAATGAGTTTGTAGTAGGCTGGGCTGTTTTTTTCTTTACTACACCTTTCTTAATTCCTATTTGGATCATCATTGATATTCCCCCGTTGGGTGGATCTTACTGGTACGCTTTGATATTAAGCGGAACGATGAATGCAATTATTATGGTGATCTATATGAAAGCGCTTCAAAGTTCTGATCTGTCGGTTACACTGCCCATGCTCACTTTTACGCCTTTGTTTTTGCTAATTACTTCTCCATTGATTGTAGGCGAGTTTCCCAATAGGTTAGGAATTGTTGGAATTGTTTTGATTGTGTTTGGGGCTTATTCATTGAATATCAATACGTTATGGAATAAATCAAAGAAAATCCGAAATCCGAAATCAACCGCAAAGACGCAAAGGCGCAAAGTTTTTTTAGAAAAATCATCCTTTGCGTCTCTGCGTCTTTGCGGTGAAATCCGAAATTCGAAACTCACCCTTTCATTTTTAAAAAATATAAGAGCATTATGGATTCCTTTCAGGGCGCTTTTTCACGAAAAAGGACCGAGACTGATGCTGCTTGTTGCATTTCTATGGAGCATCTCTTCAAACCTGGATAAGATCGGTATCCAAAATTCCTCTCCATTGTTTTGGGCGGTCTCTATCAATTTGTTCATTATAATAATATTAACACCGGTAATCATTTGGAGATCAAAGAAAGAGATTGCCCGGATCTTTTTTGGAAAATGGAAGATGAAAGATGGAAAAAAAGAGAAAACGATTCTTTCCATCTTCCATCAAACATCTTACATATTTTGTTTGCTGCTTGGCCTTGGTTTATTCAGCGCATTGACATTTATATGTCACATGACTGCCCTCAGCCTTACATTAGTTGCCTACCTGGTAGCAATAAAACGAAGCAGCGTGATCCTGGGCGTGCTGGGTGGTTACTTTATTTTTAAAGAAAAGAACATTTCTTCGCGATTGGTTGGAGCTGTTATAATGGTGATAGGGGTGTTTTGTATTGCATTGTCTTAA
- a CDS encoding acylphosphatase — protein MKVHKNIKITGIVQGVYFRATTWDKARELGVKGFVRNQADGSVYIEAESDEVVLKKFIDWCHSGPSAARVDQVEVDAAVMKSFRTFEIR, from the coding sequence ATGAAAGTTCATAAAAACATTAAAATCACCGGTATAGTACAGGGCGTATATTTCAGAGCAACTACATGGGATAAAGCCAGGGAATTGGGTGTGAAAGGTTTTGTCAGAAATCAAGCAGATGGTTCTGTATATATTGAAGCAGAAAGTGATGAAGTAGTGTTGAAAAAGTTTATTGACTGGTGCCATAGCGGGCCTTCTGCTGCCAGGGTGGATCAGGTAGAGGTGGATGCTGCTGTGATGAAGTCTTTTAGAACATTTGAAATTAGGTGA
- a CDS encoding polysaccharide biosynthesis protein, protein MLYILKSIPRWTVFQIDLVLCILSIILSYALRFDFDIPEKVWNSLLWVVLVVIVVKANLFYIVKSYAGIIRYTSVKDANRIFKALTISLLIFAFIDGIHYYFTKAFFIPRSVLLMDYFLSLLFMSSFRVIAKLLYYESKGQDIEKVNVIIYGAGEAGMITKKTLDQDPKINYKVVAFIDDNKSKSNSTIEGVKIYYSMDNLSKLIEEKKVHLLIIAIQNIPIERRREIVDTCLSYDLRVRSVPPVDNWINGELSFNQIRNVKIEDVLGREPIKLKNHLVNSEIKNKVVLITGAAGSIGSELARQIMDFSPQKLILLDQAESPLYDFELELTSSDRMASFETVLADVRKADRMEKVFKAFRPDLVFHAAAYKHVPVMELNPSEAVNTNILGTRIMADLSVKYKVKKFVMISTDKAVNPTSVMGASKRIAEIYIQALNSKINSKAGEVPNATFTKGNGVEVENTSFVTTRFGNVLGSNGSVIPRFKKQIADGGPVTVTHPEVTRYFMTIPEACQLVIEAAAMSNGGEILLFDMGKSIRVVDLAKKMIKLSGLTLGKDIQLTFTGLRHGEKLYEDLLNELEKTKPTHHPKIMIASVRQYGFDLISEQISELTKLFSEQDNEAIILKMKQIIPEYLSNNSVYEKLDLRARSA, encoded by the coding sequence ATGCTTTATATTTTAAAAAGTATCCCTCGCTGGACCGTTTTTCAGATTGATCTGGTTCTTTGTATTCTTTCAATCATTTTATCTTATGCTTTAAGATTTGATTTTGATATTCCTGAAAAAGTCTGGAATTCTTTATTATGGGTTGTTCTAGTAGTTATTGTTGTAAAGGCAAACTTATTTTATATCGTAAAAAGTTATGCAGGAATTATCAGGTACACAAGTGTAAAAGATGCCAATAGAATATTTAAAGCGCTTACAATCTCTTTATTAATTTTTGCTTTCATTGATGGTATTCATTATTACTTTACCAAAGCTTTTTTTATTCCCAGGTCTGTATTATTGATGGACTATTTCCTTTCATTGCTTTTTATGTCTTCGTTCAGGGTAATTGCCAAGTTATTATATTATGAATCGAAGGGTCAGGATATTGAAAAGGTTAATGTTATCATCTATGGCGCTGGTGAAGCAGGAATGATCACCAAAAAAACCTTAGATCAGGACCCGAAAATTAATTATAAAGTTGTTGCATTTATTGATGATAATAAATCTAAATCAAACAGCACAATAGAAGGCGTAAAAATTTATTATTCTATGGATAATTTGAGCAAATTAATAGAGGAAAAAAAGGTTCATTTATTAATTATCGCCATTCAAAACATTCCTATAGAAAGAAGAAGGGAAATTGTAGATACCTGCTTGTCTTATGATCTCAGGGTCCGCAGCGTGCCTCCTGTTGACAACTGGATCAATGGCGAATTGAGCTTTAACCAGATACGAAATGTTAAAATTGAAGATGTATTGGGTCGCGAACCGATCAAATTAAAAAATCATTTGGTTAACAGTGAAATAAAAAATAAGGTAGTATTAATAACGGGTGCAGCCGGCTCTATCGGAAGTGAGCTGGCAAGGCAAATCATGGATTTTTCACCTCAAAAGCTCATTTTGTTGGATCAAGCTGAATCACCACTTTATGATTTTGAGTTAGAGTTAACAAGTTCAGATCGTATGGCCAGCTTTGAAACTGTATTGGCAGATGTGAGGAAAGCAGACCGCATGGAAAAAGTTTTTAAGGCATTTCGTCCTGACCTGGTTTTTCACGCAGCAGCTTATAAGCATGTGCCGGTCATGGAATTAAATCCTTCAGAAGCTGTAAATACCAATATATTAGGAACCAGGATCATGGCAGACCTTTCTGTAAAATATAAGGTAAAAAAGTTTGTAATGATCTCTACAGACAAGGCTGTAAATCCAACAAGCGTGATGGGTGCATCTAAAAGAATAGCTGAAATATACATCCAGGCGCTCAATAGCAAAATCAACTCAAAGGCAGGCGAAGTACCTAATGCAACATTTACGAAGGGTAATGGGGTTGAAGTTGAAAACACCAGCTTTGTAACGACAAGGTTTGGGAATGTGCTGGGCTCTAACGGCTCAGTAATTCCGCGTTTCAAAAAACAGATTGCAGATGGAGGGCCTGTAACAGTGACCCACCCCGAAGTGACCAGGTATTTTATGACCATTCCTGAAGCCTGCCAGCTTGTAATAGAAGCTGCAGCAATGAGCAATGGAGGAGAGATATTACTTTTTGATATGGGTAAATCTATCAGGGTTGTGGACCTGGCAAAAAAGATGATCAAATTATCCGGGCTTACCTTAGGCAAGGATATCCAGTTGACCTTTACTGGTTTAAGGCATGGCGAAAAACTATACGAAGATCTTTTAAATGAACTGGAAAAGACCAAACCAACCCATCATCCTAAGATCATGATTGCCAGTGTCAGACAGTACGGATTTGACCTTATATCCGAACAGATATCTGAATTGACAAAATTATTTTCTGAGCAAGACAATGAAGCTATTATCTTAAAAATGAAACAGATAATTCCTGAATATTTGAGTAATAATTCAGTTTATGAAAAGCTTGACTTAAGAGCGCGTAGCGCGTAG